From the Anguilla anguilla isolate fAngAng1 chromosome 6, fAngAng1.pri, whole genome shotgun sequence genome, one window contains:
- the mrpl34 gene encoding 39S ribosomal protein L34, mitochondrial isoform X1: MNVLKSAFRLPRGLGCNTCSVVMQQALPLLRAASSWILSRTPAACAVAGRGALGPGAEGAGIFRNLPWRHQQVRSVKRGAEYQPKNIKRMRTHGWDRRVRTRGGIEVILRRMLKGRKSLTV; this comes from the exons ATGAACGTATTGAAGTCCGCGTTTCGGCTGCCCCGTGGACTTGGATGTAATACGTGCAG TGTAGTGATGCAGCAGGCATTGCCGCTCTTGCGTGCAGCCAGCAGCTGGATTCTGTCCCGCACGCCTGCAGCGTGCGCAGTGGCTGGCAGAGGAGCCCTGGGGCCAGGGGCAGAAGGGGCTGGAATCTTCCGGAACCTGCCCTGGCGACACCAGCAGGTGCGCAGCGTGAAGCGAGGAGCGGAGTATCAGCCCAAGAACATCAAGAGGATGAGGACGCACGGCTGGGACAGGAGGGTCCGGACACGCGGCGGCATCGAGGTCATACTCCGCAGAATGCTGAAAGGACGCAAGTCCCTAACCGTCTGA
- the mrpl34 gene encoding 39S ribosomal protein L34, mitochondrial isoform X2 translates to MWHPDRAPVQEMTLTDRSSVVMQQALPLLRAASSWILSRTPAACAVAGRGALGPGAEGAGIFRNLPWRHQQVRSVKRGAEYQPKNIKRMRTHGWDRRVRTRGGIEVILRRMLKGRKSLTV, encoded by the exons ATGTGGCATCCAGACCGAGCGCCTGTGCAGGAGATGACATTGACGGACCGTAGCAG TGTAGTGATGCAGCAGGCATTGCCGCTCTTGCGTGCAGCCAGCAGCTGGATTCTGTCCCGCACGCCTGCAGCGTGCGCAGTGGCTGGCAGAGGAGCCCTGGGGCCAGGGGCAGAAGGGGCTGGAATCTTCCGGAACCTGCCCTGGCGACACCAGCAGGTGCGCAGCGTGAAGCGAGGAGCGGAGTATCAGCCCAAGAACATCAAGAGGATGAGGACGCACGGCTGGGACAGGAGGGTCCGGACACGCGGCGGCATCGAGGTCATACTCCGCAGAATGCTGAAAGGACGCAAGTCCCTAACCGTCTGA